One genomic segment of Gymnogyps californianus isolate 813 chromosome 8, ASM1813914v2, whole genome shotgun sequence includes these proteins:
- the SELE gene encoding E-selectin, translating into MTCLWFLSLLAYGLTMLQGVNCWTYHYSDTNMTYREAELWCKKRYTNMVAIQNKEEINYLNNFLPFNPGYYWIGIRKINDIWTWIGTNKELTEEAKNWASGEPNGKGNNEDCVEIYIKRGKDDGKWNDEQCEKKKVALCYTASCNPSLCSGRGECIETINNHTCRCNPGFYGPECEFVESCDPLKKPDHGSLECNHPLENFSYNSSCTVQCEEGYELTALESVYCTSSGVWSAPLAACKAVTCPALEMPAHGAVNCSHPSVELTWGTTCKFTCEEGFTLTGPATLQCGSSGAWDRQQPSCAAVRCEAVTWPEEGFVTCDHAPADLTYRSRCDFRCSEGYVLDGPSSIECTAQGQWSEPVPKCKVVQCEPLSSPEKGSMDCSHGAGNFMYNTACHFSCLEGWRLNGSHVLECSHSGNWSASLPTCEASEQVSYVSVGIAATSASLLSTASFLLWLARRFRRKAKKFTPSSSCQSLTVEGSFQSAGQNV; encoded by the exons ATGACTTGCTTGTGGTTCCTATCTCTTCTTGCTTATG GACTTACAATGCTGCAGGGGGTGAATTGTTGGACATACCATTATTCAGACACAAACATGACCTAcagggaagcagagctgtggtGCAAAAAGAGGTATACTAACATGGTTGCCATTCAGAATAAGGAGGAAATCAACTATCTCAATAACTTCTTACCCTTCAATCCGGGTTACTACTGGATTGGaatcagaaaaattaatgaCATATGGACCTGGATTGGAACGAACAAAGAACTGACAGAAGAGGCAAAAAACTGGGCTTCAGGTGAGCCAAATGGCAAAGGGAACAACGAGGACTGCGTTGAAATCTACATCAAAAGAGGGAAGGATGATGGCAAATGGAATGATGAACAGTGTGAGAAAAAGAAGGTCGCCTTGTGCTACACAG cttcttGCAACCCATCTCTCTGCAGTGGCCGTGGAGAATGCATAGAGACTATTAACAATCACACCTGCCGTTGTAACCCTGGATTCTATGGGCCTGAATGCGAGTTTG TTGAGAGTTGTGATCCACTAAAGAAACCTGATCATGGGAGCCTCGAGTGCAACCATCCATTGGAGAACTTCAGCTACAACTCATCCTGCACAGTTCAGTGTGAGGAAGGCTATGAACTGACTGCATTGGAATCTGTATACTGTACCTCTTCTGGGGTCTGGTCGGCTCCCCTTGCAGCATGCAAAG CTGTGACCTGTCCTGCCTTAGAAATGCCTGCTCATGGTGCTGTGAACTGCTCCCATCCCTCTGTGGAGCTCACCTGGGGTACCACCTGCAAGTTCACCTGTGAGGAAGGATTTACCCTGACAGGACCAGCCACACTGCAGTGTGGGTCTTCTGGGgcctgggacaggcagcagccATCCTGTGCAG CTGTGAGATGTGAGGCTGTAACCTGGCCAGAAGAAGGCTTTGTGACCTGTGACCACGCTCCTGCAGATCTCACCTATCGCTCGCGTTGTGATTTCCGCTGCAGCGAGGGCTATGTTCTGGATGGCCCATCCAGCATTGAGTGCACGGCACAGGGACAGTGGTCAGAGCCAGTACCAAAATGCAAAG ttgtaCAGTGTGAACCACTGAGCTCTCCTGAGAAAGGCTCTATGGATTGCTCACATGGTGCTGGGAACTTCATGTACAACACTGCCTGCCACTTCAGCTGTCTAGAAGGATGGAGGCTCAATGGTTCTCATGTTCTTGAGTGCAGTCATTCAGGAAACTGGAGTGCCAGTCTGCCCACATGTGAAG cTTCTGAACAAGTCAGCTATGTCTCTGTGGGCATAGCAGCCACAAGCGCCTCTCTCTTGTCCACAGCATCATTCCTCCTTTGGCTTGCAAGACGTTTCCGAAGAAAAG caaagaaatttACTCCTTCCAG